The DNA window CGCCGCGCAGGATCTCAGGAACCACTCCAAAGTGACTGCACTGGACGCCAATGGCCTCGGTGATGGCAGCTCCCAGCTTGGCATCCGCAATACCCAAAGTgcacttcttcttcttcagctTGGCGAAGAAGTCATCCAAAAAGGAGAGCAGATCCTGCGGCACAATGCCCTCGGAAATGGCATTGATGTTCTCCAGTGCGGCAATGGCCGTCTTGAAAGGCGCAAATCCAGCCAGCTTAACAATGGAGTTGAACTTGGCGAGGTCCGTCACCGATGACTCCACCTGGGGCAGGAACATGGAAACCTCCTCGAACTCCTTGACGGAGAAGAGCGAGAAGCCCGCCGCATGTTCGTACAGCACATACAGGTTCGACTGAAGgcggggaaatggaaaattatcAGTATGATGCGGTGGCAAACACATGTGGTTTTGGGTGCTCCGCGTGTGTAGGTTAGTTTTCTCAgggaaaacattttcatttcacgGGCAACCAGCAGAGCATTCTAATATATGAATATTGCACTTCAATATTTACCATATCTATGCCGatttaattaagaaatatatatttttatacacCCACGATGCTGCTACAGTTGTTTTTCCACGTGCTAACTTCAAGTGTGACCATAGCGAGCCAGTTGCAGAATGTTAGGAACATACCAGATAAAATACCGCAGTACCGTACTGAATTATTTTAACAGGCTGGCCACGTTGATAGCCTGTTAACCTGTCGCGTTGTCCCTCTCGCACTTTCATCAACTGTCTCTGTGTGTGAaagcaattttatttttatttataacaaattTTTTGCGTTTATAAACACAACAGAACTAATAAGTTGGCTCGGCACACTTCCTGGAACCGCTCGCATCAGCTGTTGGGTCACGGCACTAGTTTACAGACCGACCAACTGGAggccagatacagataccatCATTGCCATTTCCCAGTTGACCAGAGAAAGAAACCTGCTGTGCGAATTCCAGCCACTTTTCTTCGATTATTATTCGGCGCTAATTGTGTGAAAATCGGCGGATTAAAGCTGCTGACACGACACAGGAGAGCCGAAAAAGCGGTGTGGCACTCGCCGGAAAAGTCTACGTATAGGAAAATTCCATTGAAGGCCCAGTGAAAGGCGGAGCACAGCAATTGCATGCCATGGACTTCTTGTTGTAAGTTCTCAGGGGGGCAAAACGTAGTGCAACTGCAATCCTTTCGAGCACAAAGAAAGCTCGGATCACCCCGCCCCCACATCTGACTTTCCGGCTTTGTTTGCCCTTTTCGGGGTGATATCCCCAACCTCCTGTACAGTGGAACTTCCCTATTTTGTTTGTGGTGTTTCAAAAATAGCTTTTCAAAGATATCTTGCATTCTTGctcaatgaatttaaaaaccgtaaaaaaatatgaaatatttgtttaaggGGTGTACCTTGTATTGCGTATTGAACGAGGTTGCTTACGTTTCAAGCTATAGAATCTTTACTGCTTTATGCGTTACTGAGTGGGGCTGTTTGGGCCGCGACTTATTGCCTTTCTCTTTCCACAGCGGTTCCCGTTCCAGCAAGACCTTCAAGCCCAAGAAGAACATCCCGGAAGGCACACACCAATATGATCTCATGAAGCATGCGGCCGCCACGCTGGGATCGGGAAACCTGCGCAACGCAGTGGCCCTGCCAGATGGCGAAGATCTCAACGAGTGGGTGGCCGTTAACAGTGAGTCTTGTATAGTGTAAGTCGGGAAAGAAAACCAATGCTCATTGTCACTCCTTCACTCCAGCCGTGGACTTCTTCAACCAGATCAACATGCTGTACGGCACCATCACCGAGTTCTGCACCGAGGAGACCTGTGGCATCATGTCGGCTGGTCCGAAATACGAGTACCACTGGGCCGACGGTTTGACCGTAAAGAAGCCCATCAAGTGCAGCGCGCCAAAGTATATAGACTATCTGATGACTTGGGTGCAAGACCAACTGGACGACGAGACCCTGTTTCCCTCCAAGATCGGTGTGCCGTTTCCAAAGAACTTTCACTCCTCCGCCAAGACCATACTGAAGCGTCTGTTCCGCGTGTATGCGCACATCTACCACCAGCACTTCACAGAGGTGGTGACGCTTGGCGAGGAGGCCCATCTTAACACGTCCTTCAAGCACTTCATCTTCTTCGTGCAGGAGTTCAATCTGATTGAGCGGCGCGAACTGGCCCCGCTGCAGGAGCTCATCGACAAGCTGACGGCTAAAGATGAGCGGCAGATATAGGAATCACTGCATGGAGCCGCGAATTTGCGCGATtccggcggcggtggcggtggtcTGCGCTTGCAGTTGGACTTGTGATGAAAGCGCTCTGGCAGACTCGTGTATTACGCTTTAGTTAGTTACCGCCAATACTTTTATGTTTCGTTCATTGCTTCATGGGGGGCCTGCCactaaacaaaagaaaacaaaaaacagccAATTGGCAATGTGAACCGAACTATAGCGGGCTAATTGCTGATCCAGAGCAACTactatatttttatatgtgaAACGTAACTTTAAGGAGTATAAatcatatttatatgtatatgtcaaggagaaaacaaaagcagcaagAGCAACAGCACGCCTTCTATAACTAACACCTCCCGCTTTCGAGAAACAACCAATATTACGTTCACAAACTATGCGTGTTTCCTTGTTTATCGTTTTTCTTTCTGTATGTATTCTATGTATTTATTACTATTAAACTATCGCTAATTGCTCGCGGTTCAGCGGATCAAGcgattttgtaat is part of the Drosophila sechellia strain sech25 chromosome 3R, ASM438219v1, whole genome shotgun sequence genome and encodes:
- the LOC6607426 gene encoding MOB kinase activator-like 1; translation: MDFLFGSRSSKTFKPKKNIPEGTHQYDLMKHAAATLGSGNLRNAVALPDGEDLNEWVAVNTVDFFNQINMLYGTITEFCTEETCGIMSAGPKYEYHWADGLTVKKPIKCSAPKYIDYLMTWVQDQLDDETLFPSKIGVPFPKNFHSSAKTILKRLFRVYAHIYHQHFTEVVTLGEEAHLNTSFKHFIFFVQEFNLIERRELAPLQELIDKLTAKDERQI